The following are encoded in a window of Sinomonas cyclohexanicum genomic DNA:
- a CDS encoding LysE/ArgO family amino acid transporter yields the protein MFLSYLTGLGASLGLIVAIGAQNAFVLRQGIKREWVLPVVLVCTLSDAALIFSGVAGIGAVVQGAPALLQVIRWIGVAFLVTYGFFAAKRALRPGTLHAASGRGNGTLWATIATTLALTWLNPHVYLDTLVLLGSLANAQGDGRWAFGFGAATASAVWFPLLGYGARALSGFFARPAAWRVLDGFVAVLMWSLAAMLAFGG from the coding sequence GTGTTCCTCTCCTACCTCACCGGCCTCGGCGCGAGCCTCGGGCTCATCGTGGCCATCGGCGCCCAGAACGCGTTCGTACTCAGGCAGGGGATCAAGCGCGAATGGGTCCTGCCCGTTGTCCTCGTGTGCACTCTCAGCGACGCCGCCCTGATCTTTTCCGGCGTGGCCGGCATCGGCGCCGTCGTGCAGGGCGCACCGGCGCTGCTGCAGGTGATCCGCTGGATCGGCGTGGCGTTCCTCGTGACGTACGGGTTCTTCGCCGCCAAGCGCGCGCTGCGGCCCGGAACACTGCACGCGGCCTCCGGCCGCGGCAACGGGACGCTGTGGGCCACGATCGCGACGACGCTCGCGCTCACGTGGCTCAACCCCCACGTGTACCTCGACACCCTCGTGCTGCTCGGCTCGCTCGCGAACGCCCAGGGCGACGGCCGCTGGGCCTTCGGCTTCGGCGCCGCGACCGCAAGCGCGGTGTGGTTCCCACTCCTCGGGTACGGGGCGCGGGCGCTGAGCGGGTTCTTCGCGCGGCCGGCGGCGTGGCGTGTGTTGGACGGGTTCGTCGCCGTACTCATGTGGAGCCTCGCGGCGATGCTCGCCTTCGGCGGGTGA
- a CDS encoding LysR family transcriptional regulator ArgP, producing MDLEQLRALAAVVDQETFEAAADELRITPSAVSQRIKALERSVGSVLVRRLKPVVPTPAGERLLRSARQLVLLADEALLALRSPGWDSTAHDAGGSPSAGTVTERLRVPIVANADSIATWLPPAIREIALGGRIAVELLRDDEHATADLLRSGDAVGAITADPRPVQGCSVRPLGTMVYRAKASAEFIRRWFPDGPTPEALAAAPVMQYDRKDTHQLALLARVAPDATPPQHFIPDSVQYVEAVRGGLGWGMVPDQQDPDGELGELDPAWSEDLELYWQSWTLDSPGLEEVSSAVVRASALLRRPGG from the coding sequence ATGGACTTGGAGCAGCTGCGGGCGCTGGCCGCCGTCGTGGACCAGGAGACGTTCGAGGCCGCCGCGGACGAGCTCCGCATCACTCCCTCGGCCGTGAGCCAGCGGATCAAGGCGCTCGAGCGCAGCGTGGGCAGCGTCCTGGTGCGCCGGCTCAAACCCGTGGTGCCCACTCCGGCGGGGGAGCGGCTCCTCCGCTCGGCCCGGCAGCTGGTCCTGCTCGCTGACGAGGCGCTGCTCGCGCTCCGCTCACCGGGCTGGGACAGCACAGCGCACGACGCCGGCGGGTCGCCATCAGCGGGGACCGTCACCGAGCGACTGCGGGTGCCGATCGTGGCCAACGCAGACTCCATTGCGACGTGGCTGCCGCCGGCGATCCGCGAGATCGCGCTGGGAGGGCGCATCGCCGTCGAGCTTCTCCGCGACGACGAGCACGCGACCGCGGACCTGCTGCGCTCCGGCGACGCGGTGGGGGCGATCACTGCGGACCCGCGGCCCGTGCAGGGGTGCAGCGTGCGGCCGCTCGGGACGATGGTCTACCGGGCCAAGGCCTCCGCGGAGTTCATCCGGCGCTGGTTCCCGGACGGCCCGACGCCCGAGGCGCTCGCGGCCGCGCCCGTCATGCAGTACGACCGCAAGGACACGCACCAGCTCGCCCTGCTCGCCCGGGTGGCCCCCGACGCGACGCCGCCGCAGCACTTCATCCCGGACTCCGTGCAGTACGTCGAGGCCGTGCGGGGCGGGCTCGGGTGGGGGATGGTGCCGGACCAGCAGGACCCTGACGGGGAGCTCGGGGAGCTCGACCCCGCCTGGAGCGAGGACCTCGAGCTGTACTGGCAGTCGTGGACGCTCGACTCGCCGGGACTCGAGGAGGTGAGTTCCGCCGTCGTGCGTGCATCCGCCTTGTTGCGGCGCCCCGGCGGCTGA
- a CDS encoding SDR family oxidoreductase produces MGAARRIVVVTGASGGIGRASAVAFGKEGDAVALLARGEEGLAAAAADVEAAGGTALPIPVDVADAEAVDAAAERVERELGPIDVWVNVAFTSVFSPFHEISPEEYKRVTEVSYLGFVYGTMSALRRMRPRDRGTIVQVGSALAYRGIPLQTAYCGAKHAIQGFNESLRTELLHDRSGIRTTMVQMPAVNTPQFSWVLSRLPNHAQPVPPIYQPEVAARGVVHAAAHPKRREYWVGGSTAATLIANAVMPGVLDRYLARTGFKAQQTQDPRDPDQPVNLWEPADAERDFGAHGVFDAKSSPRSFQLLASQNHGLAAAAVGVALAGGVAAASALLRRSR; encoded by the coding sequence ATGGGAGCAGCACGTCGCATCGTCGTCGTCACGGGGGCAAGCGGAGGGATCGGCCGGGCCTCGGCGGTCGCGTTCGGGAAGGAGGGCGACGCCGTCGCTCTCCTCGCGCGGGGCGAGGAGGGCCTCGCGGCGGCAGCCGCAGACGTCGAGGCCGCCGGCGGGACGGCCCTGCCGATCCCCGTCGACGTCGCAGACGCCGAGGCCGTCGACGCCGCAGCCGAACGGGTCGAACGGGAGCTCGGGCCGATCGACGTGTGGGTCAACGTCGCCTTCACCTCGGTCTTCTCGCCCTTCCACGAGATCAGCCCGGAGGAGTACAAGCGGGTCACCGAGGTCAGCTACCTCGGCTTCGTCTACGGCACCATGTCTGCCCTGCGCCGGATGCGGCCGCGCGACCGGGGGACGATCGTGCAGGTCGGCTCGGCGCTGGCCTACCGCGGCATCCCCCTCCAGACGGCCTACTGCGGCGCCAAGCACGCCATCCAGGGCTTCAACGAGTCCCTCCGCACCGAGCTGCTGCACGATCGCAGCGGCATCCGAACGACCATGGTCCAGATGCCGGCCGTCAACACGCCCCAGTTCTCGTGGGTGCTCTCGCGCCTGCCCAACCACGCCCAGCCGGTGCCGCCCATCTACCAGCCCGAGGTCGCCGCCCGCGGAGTCGTCCACGCCGCGGCGCATCCCAAGAGGCGCGAGTACTGGGTCGGGGGGAGCACCGCGGCCACGCTCATCGCCAACGCCGTGATGCCCGGGGTCCTGGACCGCTATCTGGCCAGGACGGGCTTCAAGGCACAGCAGACCCAGGACCCGCGGGACCCGGACCAGCCGGTGAACCTCTGGGAGCCGGCCGACGCCGAACGGGACTTCGGCGCGCACGGGGTGTTCGACGCGAAGTCCTCCCCGCGCAGCTTCCAGCTCCTCGCCTCGCAGAACCACGGGCTGGCCGCCGCGGCGGTGGGAGTGGCCCTCGCCGGAGGCGTCGCCGCCGCCAGCGCACTCCTGCGGAGGTCCCGTTGA
- a CDS encoding glycoside hydrolase family 15 protein, producing the protein MVGGAEDFPPHVLREYAMIADGRRAALLGPRGDIAWMCAPAWHSDAVFSSMLGGPGCFAVTPTDPRYVWGGRYEDGTLIWISRWITSGGIIECREALAYPGDPHRAVILRRIRAVRGPAEVNVVADVRAGFGRHRMSRLAQDGEDAWSARSGPLRIRIAGVLEPDTTERALEFTVRLPEGAHHDLVLEVSDAELPTDLVRPDEAWSTTERGWRQLMPRFDNTIAPDSARQSYAVLRGLTGTGGAMVAAATMDLPERAEQKRNYDYRYAWIRDQCFAGLSVAACGEFPLLDDAVTFVAARLHEDGPKMRPAYTVDGGQVPDEYDVGLPGYPGGSGRAGNWVNGQFQLDAFGEALLLFAAAADHDRLDPEQWKAAEIAVDAIMQRHGEADAGIWELHPHRWAHSRLMCAAGLRAIGRHAPAAQGSRWTSQADELIANVTKDCLHPSGRWQRAPDDDRVDAALLRPVLRGALAPEDPRSVATLAAVQEDLVRNGFVYRFRQDERPLDEAEGAFMLCGFDLAMTLHRSGDPLRAARFFERHRAACSTSGLYTEEYDVAQRQLRGNFPQAFVHAAMLEASRRLADDPPPWRRPGA; encoded by the coding sequence ATGGTCGGTGGTGCCGAGGACTTCCCGCCCCACGTCCTCCGCGAGTACGCCATGATCGCTGACGGGCGGCGCGCCGCCCTGCTCGGTCCACGCGGAGACATCGCCTGGATGTGCGCGCCGGCGTGGCACAGTGACGCCGTGTTCTCGTCCATGCTTGGCGGACCGGGGTGCTTCGCCGTCACCCCCACGGATCCCCGCTACGTCTGGGGCGGGCGGTACGAGGATGGGACCCTCATCTGGATCAGCCGGTGGATCACGTCCGGTGGCATCATCGAGTGCCGAGAGGCCCTCGCCTATCCGGGCGACCCGCACCGGGCCGTCATCCTGCGCAGGATCCGGGCCGTGCGCGGGCCGGCCGAGGTGAACGTGGTGGCGGACGTGCGCGCGGGGTTCGGCCGTCACCGCATGTCCCGGCTCGCCCAGGACGGCGAAGACGCCTGGTCGGCGCGCAGCGGGCCACTGAGAATCAGGATCGCCGGAGTCCTCGAACCCGACACCACGGAGCGTGCCCTCGAGTTCACCGTTCGGCTCCCCGAGGGTGCGCACCACGATCTGGTCCTGGAGGTTTCCGACGCCGAACTGCCGACCGATCTCGTGCGCCCCGACGAGGCTTGGAGCACCACCGAGCGAGGCTGGCGCCAGCTGATGCCCCGGTTCGACAACACGATCGCGCCGGACAGTGCGCGCCAGTCCTACGCGGTGCTCCGTGGCCTCACCGGCACTGGGGGCGCCATGGTGGCCGCAGCCACCATGGACCTGCCCGAGCGCGCGGAGCAGAAGCGCAACTATGACTACCGCTACGCGTGGATCCGAGACCAGTGCTTCGCCGGCCTCTCGGTGGCGGCGTGCGGGGAGTTCCCGCTGCTCGACGACGCCGTCACGTTCGTCGCCGCGAGGTTGCACGAGGACGGGCCGAAGATGCGCCCGGCATACACCGTGGACGGAGGGCAGGTCCCCGACGAGTACGACGTCGGGCTGCCGGGCTATCCGGGCGGGTCCGGCCGGGCGGGAAACTGGGTCAACGGCCAGTTCCAGCTCGACGCATTCGGCGAGGCGCTCCTCCTCTTTGCCGCCGCGGCAGACCACGACAGGCTCGACCCCGAGCAGTGGAAGGCGGCCGAGATCGCAGTGGACGCGATCATGCAGCGCCACGGCGAGGCGGACGCCGGGATCTGGGAGCTGCATCCGCATCGCTGGGCGCACTCCCGGCTCATGTGCGCGGCCGGGCTGCGGGCCATCGGCCGGCACGCCCCCGCGGCCCAGGGCTCCCGCTGGACCTCACAGGCCGACGAGCTGATCGCCAACGTGACCAAGGACTGCCTGCACCCGAGCGGTCGCTGGCAGCGCGCCCCAGACGACGATCGGGTCGACGCGGCGCTGCTGCGTCCCGTGCTGCGCGGCGCGCTCGCGCCCGAGGATCCGCGCTCGGTTGCCACCTTGGCCGCTGTCCAGGAGGATCTCGTCCGCAACGGGTTCGTCTACCGGTTCCGGCAGGACGAGAGGCCGCTCGACGAGGCCGAGGGTGCTTTCATGTTGTGCGGGTTCGACCTCGCGATGACGCTCCACCGGAGCGGCGATCCCCTCCGTGCTGCGCGCTTCTTCGAGCGTCACCGGGCTGCGTGCAGCACCTCGGGACTGTACACGGAGGAGTACGACGTCGCACAGCGCCAGCTGCGCGGCAACTTCCCGCAGGCGTTCGTCCATGCCGCGATGCTCGAGGCCTCCCGGCGCCTCGCGGACGATCCGCCGCCGTGGCGCAGGCCGGGCGCCTGA
- a CDS encoding TetR/AcrR family transcriptional regulator codes for MDGLDGGPAPQATARRPARERILETAYGLFARRGIRAVGIDEIIAHSGVAKATFYRHFPSKDALVLAYMDRWYQVRHDAIEEAIAHAHGPDDALLAAFNVLDDWFSRGAAEVNTFLHVVIEFGPNHPLGRAAMEHLAAIRGRLAALAAAAGLNDPEGFAWSFHILTKGAMVASIEGDHKAAARARSLARALIDLHRPDTRGHPDHDGHRRAGSIPRRGTPGP; via the coding sequence ATGGACGGTTTGGACGGGGGCCCGGCCCCTCAGGCCACGGCACGCAGACCGGCCCGCGAGCGGATCCTCGAGACGGCCTACGGGCTCTTCGCCAGACGGGGTATTCGTGCCGTCGGGATCGACGAGATCATCGCGCACTCGGGCGTGGCGAAGGCGACCTTCTACCGGCATTTCCCCTCCAAGGATGCACTCGTGCTGGCCTACATGGACCGCTGGTACCAGGTGCGCCACGACGCGATCGAGGAGGCCATAGCCCACGCGCACGGCCCGGACGACGCCCTGCTTGCGGCCTTCAACGTGCTCGACGACTGGTTCAGCCGCGGCGCGGCCGAGGTCAACACGTTCCTCCACGTGGTGATCGAGTTCGGGCCGAACCACCCGCTCGGGCGGGCGGCCATGGAGCACCTCGCGGCGATCCGCGGCCGCCTCGCCGCCCTCGCGGCCGCCGCGGGACTGAACGACCCCGAGGGCTTCGCCTGGTCCTTCCACATCCTGACCAAGGGCGCGATGGTCGCCTCGATCGAAGGCGACCACAAGGCCGCGGCCCGCGCCCGAAGCCTCGCCCGCGCGCTCATCGACCTCCATCGGCCCGACACGCGCGGGCACCCGGACCACGACGGGCACCGCCGCGCCGGCTCGATCCCCCGACGTGGCACGCCGGGTCCCTAG
- a CDS encoding sigma-70 family RNA polymerase sigma factor has translation MSWSEGRLRILTGAPGHGPAPGGHGAGEEAAGGGESPVELVLKYLGLADALARRYRVPGGDVEDLRQAARLGLVTAARRYRPGAGHGFLPYAVPTITGSIKRHLRDTSWVVRPPRSLQELRLRVNRARDGIAQDLGREPSRAELGQAAGCSADDVTQALGANRAMGGVPIEPLDSTGEAEDVRAAHIVPVDDPGFEAVEQRLLVAAALKGASADDRRLVRLRFVDELTQAQIAAVLGVSQMQVSRLLRRLLDRMRLRIAA, from the coding sequence GTGAGTTGGTCAGAGGGCCGGTTGCGGATCCTCACCGGTGCCCCGGGACACGGCCCGGCCCCGGGCGGGCACGGAGCGGGTGAGGAAGCCGCCGGAGGCGGCGAGAGCCCCGTCGAGCTCGTGCTCAAGTACCTGGGCCTCGCCGACGCGCTGGCCCGCCGGTACCGCGTCCCCGGCGGGGACGTGGAGGACCTGCGCCAGGCCGCCCGGCTCGGCCTCGTCACGGCGGCCCGGCGCTACCGGCCCGGGGCCGGGCACGGCTTCCTGCCCTACGCGGTCCCCACGATCACAGGAAGCATCAAGCGCCACCTGCGGGACACCTCTTGGGTGGTGCGCCCGCCACGCTCCCTCCAGGAGCTGCGCCTGCGGGTCAACCGGGCCCGGGACGGGATCGCCCAGGACCTCGGCCGGGAGCCGAGCCGGGCCGAACTCGGGCAGGCCGCAGGGTGCTCGGCCGACGATGTCACTCAGGCGCTCGGCGCGAATCGTGCCATGGGCGGCGTCCCGATCGAGCCCCTCGACTCCACAGGCGAGGCCGAGGACGTCCGGGCGGCGCACATCGTCCCAGTGGACGATCCCGGGTTCGAGGCGGTCGAACAGCGCCTGCTCGTGGCGGCGGCGCTCAAGGGCGCATCCGCAGACGACCGCCGGCTCGTCAGGCTGCGCTTCGTGGACGAGCTGACCCAGGCCCAGATCGCCGCCGTGCTCGGGGTGAGCCAGATGCAGGTCTCACGCCTGCTCCGCCGCCTCCTGGACAGGATGCGACTCCGTATCGCGGCCTGA
- a CDS encoding COG4705 family protein, whose protein sequence is MALPGSPVPADTARRPRWALSKVPEITVLFWAVKLLTTALGEATSDFLVNDVDPYLAVAGSFLLFAAALTLQFRVRRYIPWVYWLAVTMVAVFGTMAADVLHVVLGVSYALSTAGFAVALTAVFAVWRRVEGTVAIHTVTTARREAFYWAAVCATFALGTAAGDLLAYTAHLGFLAAGLVFAALFAAPVLARRAGLHATVAFWAAYVVTRPLGASFADWTGKAADAGGLGWGDGPVAAGLLALIVVLVAVLQASHGRRRADRAPTSSGVGYARSSR, encoded by the coding sequence ATGGCCCTTCCCGGATCGCCCGTGCCCGCAGACACCGCCCGCCGCCCGCGCTGGGCCCTGAGCAAGGTCCCGGAGATCACGGTCCTGTTCTGGGCGGTCAAGCTGCTCACTACTGCACTCGGCGAGGCCACGTCCGACTTCCTGGTCAACGACGTCGACCCGTACCTCGCGGTCGCCGGCTCGTTCCTGCTGTTCGCCGCGGCCCTGACGCTGCAGTTCCGGGTCCGCAGGTACATCCCGTGGGTGTACTGGCTCGCCGTCACAATGGTCGCGGTGTTCGGCACGATGGCCGCGGACGTGCTGCACGTGGTCCTCGGCGTCTCCTACGCGCTCTCGACGGCCGGGTTCGCCGTGGCGCTCACGGCTGTCTTCGCCGTGTGGCGCCGGGTCGAGGGGACCGTGGCGATCCACACGGTCACCACGGCCCGGCGCGAGGCGTTCTACTGGGCCGCGGTGTGCGCGACGTTCGCGCTCGGCACCGCCGCCGGCGACCTCCTCGCGTACACGGCGCACCTCGGATTCCTCGCTGCAGGGCTGGTCTTCGCGGCCCTGTTCGCGGCACCCGTCCTGGCCCGCCGCGCGGGCCTCCACGCGACCGTCGCCTTCTGGGCCGCGTACGTGGTCACGCGGCCGCTCGGCGCCTCGTTTGCCGACTGGACGGGCAAGGCGGCCGACGCGGGCGGGTTGGGTTGGGGCGATGGCCCGGTGGCCGCGGGACTGCTCGCCCTCATCGTGGTGCTCGTGGCGGTCCTGCAGGCATCGCACGGCCGTCGACGCGCGGATCGCGCCCCAACGTCGTCTGGCGTCGGGTATGCGCGGTCGTCCAGGTGA
- a CDS encoding sugar phosphate isomerase/epimerase family protein: MTAGGVGRGEVAPGAERLSLNSATTKKWTLREAVDGCVRAGIGAIGPWRDRVAEAGLAEAVAMIRAAGLEVSSLCRGGFLTAADAGGQAAALADNRTAVLEAEALGTRDLYLVVGGLTGGSKDVVAARQRIADRLGELAPFAHEHGVRLVLEPLHPMYAADRALISTLGQALDLASPFSPEDVGVAVDTFHVWWDPELREQIARAGRERRLASYQVCDFNLPIAADALLSRGMMGDGVIDFPTITSWVRDAGYTGLIEVEIFNQEIWDGDNDATLETMKERYAKLVLPFA, translated from the coding sequence GTGACTGCGGGCGGCGTGGGCCGGGGAGAGGTGGCCCCCGGCGCCGAGCGGCTCTCGCTCAACAGCGCCACGACCAAGAAGTGGACCCTGCGCGAGGCCGTGGACGGGTGCGTCCGGGCCGGGATCGGCGCGATCGGGCCGTGGCGCGACCGCGTGGCAGAGGCCGGGCTCGCCGAGGCCGTGGCGATGATTCGGGCCGCCGGGCTCGAGGTGTCCTCGCTGTGCCGCGGCGGGTTCCTCACAGCGGCCGACGCCGGCGGGCAGGCCGCCGCCCTCGCCGACAACCGCACCGCCGTGCTCGAGGCCGAGGCTCTCGGCACGCGGGACCTGTACCTCGTGGTGGGCGGGCTCACCGGGGGGTCGAAGGACGTCGTCGCGGCGCGGCAGCGGATCGCGGACCGGCTCGGGGAGCTCGCGCCGTTCGCTCACGAGCACGGCGTCCGGCTCGTCCTCGAGCCTCTGCACCCCATGTACGCGGCGGACCGGGCGCTCATCTCGACCCTCGGCCAGGCGCTGGACCTCGCCTCGCCGTTCTCCCCGGAGGACGTCGGGGTGGCCGTGGACACGTTCCACGTGTGGTGGGACCCGGAGCTGCGCGAGCAGATCGCCCGCGCGGGCCGCGAGCGGCGTCTGGCCTCGTACCAGGTGTGCGACTTCAACCTCCCGATCGCCGCAGACGCCCTGCTCTCCCGCGGCATGATGGGCGACGGCGTGATCGACTTCCCGACCATCACGTCCTGGGTGCGGGACGCGGGGTACACGGGGCTCATCGAGGTGGAGATCTTCAACCAGGAGATCTGGGACGGGGACAACGACGCGACGCTCGAGACGATGAAGGAGCGCTACGCGAAGCTCGTGCTGCCCTTCGCGTAG
- a CDS encoding dihydrodipicolinate synthase family protein has protein sequence MLPAHDGGTRLHVLAPARAWARPEAPFAARKVYAAAHVIPAVTGDNTPGAPAEIDWDATLDFRHELWSYGLGVADAMDTAQRGMGLDWAATRELIRRVGAEAARVAASGAVPAVAGLSVRDLVACGAGTDQLDLAAVPAGPAGVELSLKAYREQLAVVEGAGPKVILMASRALAKAAAGPDDYLRVYGTLLEEARKPVILHWLGTMFDPALAGYWGSEDVAAATETFLELIRAHAHKVDGVKVSLLDAAHEVALRAVLPEGVRLYTGDDFNYPELIDGDGSLHSDALLGIFAAIYPAASAALQAYDAGDPAGARSVLDSTRELGLHIFSAPTVYYKTGIAFLAWLNGHQAGFQMVGGLHSGRSVPHLVRVFELADAAGLLLDPELAARRMSAFLEVNGVPQ, from the coding sequence GTGCTTCCCGCGCACGACGGCGGCACGCGCCTCCATGTGCTCGCCCCGGCTCGGGCGTGGGCCCGCCCCGAGGCGCCGTTCGCGGCGCGGAAGGTGTACGCGGCGGCGCACGTGATCCCGGCGGTGACCGGGGACAATACGCCCGGAGCGCCGGCCGAGATCGACTGGGACGCCACGCTGGACTTCAGGCACGAGCTGTGGTCCTACGGGCTGGGCGTGGCGGACGCGATGGACACCGCGCAGCGCGGCATGGGCCTGGACTGGGCCGCGACGCGCGAGCTCATCCGGCGGGTCGGGGCGGAAGCAGCCCGCGTGGCAGCGTCCGGCGCCGTCCCGGCCGTGGCCGGGCTCTCCGTGCGTGACCTGGTCGCGTGCGGCGCCGGCACTGACCAGCTGGACCTCGCGGCCGTGCCGGCCGGGCCCGCCGGCGTCGAGCTCTCGCTCAAGGCGTACCGCGAACAGCTCGCTGTGGTCGAGGGGGCCGGGCCGAAGGTGATCCTCATGGCCTCGCGCGCCCTCGCCAAGGCCGCGGCCGGGCCCGACGACTACCTGCGGGTGTACGGGACCCTGCTGGAGGAGGCGCGCAAGCCGGTGATCCTGCACTGGCTCGGGACCATGTTCGATCCGGCGCTGGCCGGCTACTGGGGCTCCGAGGATGTCGCCGCGGCGACCGAGACGTTCCTCGAGCTCATCCGCGCGCACGCCCACAAGGTGGACGGCGTCAAGGTCTCGCTCCTGGACGCCGCCCACGAGGTAGCGCTCCGCGCCGTCCTGCCCGAGGGCGTCCGGCTCTACACCGGGGACGACTTCAACTACCCCGAGCTCATCGACGGGGACGGCTCGCTCCACTCCGATGCGCTTCTGGGCATCTTCGCGGCGATCTACCCCGCGGCGTCGGCGGCCCTGCAGGCGTACGACGCCGGCGACCCAGCCGGCGCCCGGAGCGTCCTCGACTCCACGCGCGAGCTCGGGCTGCACATCTTCAGCGCGCCGACCGTCTACTACAAGACCGGGATCGCATTCCTGGCCTGGCTCAACGGGCATCAGGCGGGGTTCCAGATGGTGGGCGGGCTGCACTCCGGGCGGAGCGTGCCTCACCTCGTGCGGGTGTTCGAGCTCGCGGACGCCGCGGGCCTCCTGCTCGACCCGGAGCTCGCCGCCCGGCGCATGTCCGCCTTCCTCGAGGTGAACGGAGTCCCCCAGTGA
- a CDS encoding Gfo/Idh/MocA family protein, with amino-acid sequence MNGITGRMGYRQHLLRSILPIRDAGGILLADGTRVQVEPILVGRNEAKLREIAEEHKVAEWSTDLDALIDDPTVDIVFDASMTSLRAETLRKAMRAGKHVFTEKPTAETLEEAIELARIGKETGVTAGVVHDKLYLPGLVKLRRLVDEGFFGRILSIRGEFGYWVFEGDVQPAQRPSWNYRKEDGGGMTTDMFCHWNYVLEGIIGKVKSVNALTATHIPARWDEQGNEYEATADDAAYGIFELETPGGDPVVGQINSSWAVRVYRDELVEFQVDGTHGSAVAGLRKCVAQQRAHTPKPVWNPDLPVTEPFRDQWLEVPANADLDNGFKLQWEEFLGDVLAGREHRYGLLSAARGVQLAELGLRSNDERRTLDIPEITL; translated from the coding sequence ATGAACGGCATCACCGGCCGCATGGGCTACCGCCAGCACCTGCTCCGCTCCATCCTGCCGATCCGCGACGCCGGCGGCATCCTCCTCGCGGACGGCACCCGCGTCCAGGTCGAGCCGATCCTCGTGGGCCGCAACGAGGCCAAGCTCCGCGAAATCGCCGAGGAGCACAAGGTCGCCGAGTGGTCCACGGACCTCGACGCGCTCATCGACGACCCGACCGTGGACATCGTCTTCGACGCCTCCATGACGAGCCTGCGCGCCGAGACGCTCCGCAAGGCCATGCGCGCCGGCAAGCACGTCTTCACCGAGAAGCCCACGGCGGAGACCCTCGAGGAGGCCATCGAGCTCGCGCGGATCGGCAAAGAGACCGGCGTGACCGCGGGCGTGGTCCACGACAAGCTCTACCTCCCGGGCCTCGTGAAGCTGCGCCGCCTCGTCGACGAGGGCTTCTTCGGCCGCATCCTCTCGATCCGCGGCGAGTTCGGCTACTGGGTCTTCGAGGGGGACGTCCAGCCTGCCCAGCGCCCGTCATGGAACTACCGCAAGGAGGACGGCGGCGGCATGACCACGGACATGTTCTGCCACTGGAACTACGTCCTCGAGGGCATCATCGGCAAGGTCAAGAGCGTCAACGCGCTCACCGCCACCCACATCCCGGCCCGCTGGGACGAGCAGGGCAACGAGTACGAGGCCACCGCGGACGACGCCGCGTACGGCATCTTCGAGCTCGAGACCCCCGGCGGCGACCCCGTGGTCGGCCAGATCAACTCCTCGTGGGCCGTGCGCGTCTACCGCGACGAGCTCGTCGAGTTCCAGGTGGACGGCACGCACGGCTCCGCGGTCGCGGGCCTGCGCAAGTGCGTCGCGCAGCAGCGCGCCCACACCCCCAAGCCGGTCTGGAACCCGGACCTGCCGGTGACCGAGCCGTTCCGCGACCAGTGGCTCGAGGTGCCCGCGAACGCGGACCTCGACAACGGCTTCAAGCTGCAGTGGGAGGAGTTCCTCGGTGACGTGCTCGCCGGCCGCGAGCACCGCTACGGCCTCCTCTCCGCCGCGCGCGGCGTGCAGCTCGCAGAGCTCGGTCTGCGGTCCAACGACGAGCGCCGCACTCTCGACATCCCGGAGATCACCCTGTGA